The following are from one region of the Stanieria cyanosphaera PCC 7437 genome:
- a CDS encoding tellurite resistance TerB family protein produces the protein MGLFDNFSSVRTKSNTDLSPAESFAGIMLATIAADGYLANEEIQSLVATLYRMKLFQSYPSDHVSRMINKLMKIIEIQGVDSLLKVAVSSLPEYLHETVFAVATDLILSDGEVSDDEEAVLSKLCRSLSISQETVNQIIKVMIIKNKG, from the coding sequence ATGGGTTTATTTGACAACTTTTCCAGTGTTAGAACTAAAAGCAATACTGATTTAAGTCCAGCAGAGTCTTTTGCTGGAATTATGTTAGCTACAATTGCTGCTGACGGATATCTTGCTAATGAAGAAATCCAAAGTTTAGTAGCAACTTTATATAGAATGAAATTGTTTCAAAGTTATCCTAGCGATCATGTTTCTAGAATGATTAACAAACTAATGAAAATTATTGAAATTCAAGGAGTAGATTCATTATTAAAAGTTGCGGTTTCATCTCTTCCAGAATATTTACATGAAACTGTTTTTGCCGTGGCAACTGATTTAATACTTTCTGATGGTGAAGTTTCTGATGATGAAGAAGCAGTTTTATCTAAACTTTGTAGATCTTTATCAATTTCTCAGGAAACAGTTAATCAAATAATCAAAGTTATGATTATAAAAAATAAAGGATAA
- a CDS encoding DUF4334 domain-containing protein — MNILEKFQTIQQQGQTTTEEALQLFDELDTVDLDFMIGRWKGSGFHTNHPMDGLLETANWYGKEFINPEQVHPLLFLDSNNKIFKVDPNPILMNLTLRFPIPRNEAMKSVFTFMNPMMKTEESKARIRMMEHRQKISATMIYDYLPINDVFRKVDENIVLGLMDFKGMQQPFFFVLKRDVLV, encoded by the coding sequence ATGAATATTTTAGAAAAATTTCAGACGATTCAACAACAAGGGCAAACCACTACAGAAGAAGCTTTGCAACTCTTTGACGAATTAGATACGGTAGATTTAGATTTCATGATCGGTAGATGGAAGGGTTCTGGTTTTCACACTAATCATCCGATGGATGGTTTACTGGAAACTGCTAACTGGTATGGCAAAGAATTTATTAACCCAGAGCAAGTTCATCCTTTGTTGTTTTTAGATAGCAATAATAAAATTTTTAAGGTCGATCCAAATCCAATTTTAATGAACTTAACACTTCGTTTTCCAATTCCCAGAAATGAAGCAATGAAATCTGTATTTACTTTTATGAATCCAATGATGAAAACGGAGGAAAGTAAAGCAAGAATTAGGATGATGGAGCATCGTCAGAAAATTAGCGCAACTATGATTTATGATTATTTGCCAATTAATGATGTTTTTAGGAAAGTAGATGAAAATATAGTCTTGGGTTTAATGGATTTCAAAGGAATGCAGCAACCATTCTTTTTTGTCTTAAAAAGAGATGTCTTAGTTTAA